Proteins co-encoded in one Hymenobacter swuensis DY53 genomic window:
- a CDS encoding DUF6526 family protein, giving the protein MANQPTKNTPMFYPWHHFVLVPAALILAGYGIRRYLDVAGNDDETSRLWFTVMALAIVSLGALVMMRQHYALQLQDRLIRLEVRQRYFEITGQSLRPLEAQLQLSQILALRFAGDDELPGLVQAAIREKLSSKDIQARIQHFQFDHLRV; this is encoded by the coding sequence ATGGCCAATCAACCCACCAAAAACACCCCAATGTTTTACCCGTGGCACCATTTTGTGCTGGTGCCCGCTGCCCTTATCCTGGCAGGCTACGGCATCCGGCGCTACCTGGATGTAGCAGGTAATGACGACGAAACGTCTCGCCTCTGGTTTACGGTGATGGCCCTGGCTATAGTAAGCCTGGGGGCCTTGGTCATGATGCGCCAGCACTACGCGCTGCAACTCCAAGACCGCCTCATCCGGCTGGAAGTGCGCCAGCGCTACTTCGAAATTACCGGTCAGAGCCTACGCCCCCTCGAAGCCCAGTTGCAGCTCAGCCAGATTCTGGCCCTGCGCTTTGCCGGCGACGATGAACTACCCGGCTTGGTGCAGGCCGCCATCCGCGAAAAGCTCTCTTCTAAAGACATTCAGGCCCGCATCCAGCACTTCCAGTTCGACCACCTGCGGGTGTGA
- a CDS encoding MFS transporter — translation MNTVTPASPPKTTGLLSAIVVVAALGYFVDIYDLILFSIVRVQSLNELGITAADQVTSQGLYLINMQMGGMLLGGILWGILGDKKGRLSVLFGSILIYSLANIANGFVQTIDQYAWLRLIAGIGLAGELGAGITLVSETLPKEKRGYGTMIVATVGVSGAMLAYWVNEAFDWRNAYFVGGGLGLALLALRVGVYESGLFEQAKKSEVERGNFFALFTNGPRLARYLKCLLIGVPLWFVVGILITLSPEFGKDLGLTGPVTAGLGVFWCYFGLVFGDFASGTLSQVLRSRNRALQVFLAFCGLMVGVYLFGIQGASPTVFYAVCFVLGISVGFWALFVTVAAEQFGTNLRATVATTAPNFARGSVVLLVPIFQYTAAALGQPGTPNRVLAGAVVGLVSLLIAFWAVSTLPESFGKDLDYVEE, via the coding sequence ATGAATACCGTTACACCAGCTTCTCCTCCCAAAACCACCGGCCTGCTGAGCGCCATTGTGGTGGTAGCCGCCTTGGGCTACTTCGTGGATATCTACGACCTGATTCTGTTCAGTATTGTGCGCGTGCAGAGCCTCAACGAGCTGGGCATCACGGCCGCTGACCAGGTCACCAGCCAGGGCCTTTATCTCATCAACATGCAGATGGGCGGCATGCTGCTCGGCGGTATTTTGTGGGGTATTCTGGGTGATAAGAAGGGCCGGCTGTCGGTGCTGTTTGGCTCCATCCTGATTTACTCACTGGCTAACATTGCCAACGGCTTCGTGCAGACCATTGACCAATACGCCTGGCTGCGGCTGATTGCGGGCATCGGGCTGGCCGGGGAGTTGGGAGCGGGCATCACGCTGGTTTCCGAAACCTTGCCCAAGGAAAAGCGCGGCTACGGCACCATGATTGTGGCCACCGTGGGCGTATCCGGCGCCATGCTGGCCTATTGGGTGAACGAGGCCTTCGATTGGCGCAACGCCTACTTCGTGGGCGGCGGGCTGGGGCTGGCGCTGTTGGCCTTGCGCGTGGGCGTGTACGAGTCGGGCCTGTTTGAGCAGGCCAAAAAGAGCGAGGTGGAGCGCGGCAACTTCTTCGCCCTGTTCACCAACGGCCCGCGCCTGGCTCGCTACCTCAAGTGCCTGCTCATTGGCGTGCCGCTGTGGTTTGTGGTGGGCATCTTAATTACGCTTTCCCCCGAGTTCGGCAAAGATCTGGGCCTGACCGGGCCCGTCACGGCCGGCCTGGGCGTGTTCTGGTGCTATTTCGGGCTGGTGTTCGGCGATTTTGCCAGCGGCACGCTCAGCCAAGTGCTGCGTAGCCGCAACCGGGCGCTGCAGGTGTTTCTGGCCTTCTGCGGCCTGATGGTGGGCGTGTACCTGTTTGGTATTCAGGGTGCCTCACCTACCGTATTCTATGCCGTGTGCTTTGTGCTGGGCATTTCGGTGGGCTTCTGGGCCTTGTTCGTGACGGTGGCGGCCGAACAGTTCGGTACCAACCTGCGGGCCACGGTGGCTACCACAGCCCCCAATTTCGCCCGGGGCTCGGTGGTGCTGCTGGTGCCCATTTTTCAGTACACCGCCGCCGCGCTGGGCCAGCCCGGCACCCCCAACCGCGTGCTGGCCGGAGCTGTAGTGGGGCTGGTGTCGTTACTAATTGCCTTCTGGGCCGTGAGCACGCTACCCGAAAGCTTCGGCAAAGACCTCGACTACGTGGAAGAATAA
- a CDS encoding TonB-dependent receptor, which produces MSRLPLTTGLLLLSGSVLAQNLPVSPAPAAAPAPAIRSARGAATPVTGRVTDAATGEALPGATIIFPDLKQVTSADAEGNFRFARLPRGRFLLQVRFVGYTTVVRTVDTGAETPLSVTLTPAETEIGQVVVTGVSASTEMRRSPIPTSVVDQTRLRQTAATNVVDALAHTPGLNQITTGAAISKPIIRGLGANRVITLNNGSKQEGQQWGDEHGIEIDEYSIDRAEIIKGPGSLLYGSDGLAGVINFLAPDPVEDGRILGSVTANYQTNNYQQGYSVWNAGNLNGFNWQVRGSGKVAADYRNRYDGRVYNSGFRELNGSGYVGLNKSWGYSHLTVSSFNQILGLIEGERDSTSGRFLRVNDLGEEQVVTGRGFSGYGLDVPRQQINHLRIGTDNNFILGQHRLTLNVGWQQNLRREFGNPEDYYEKSLFFQLRTVDYALRWFLPEMQGWNTTVGVSGMQQENQNKGVEFLIPAYRLLDGGLFGVTKKSFGQLDLSGGLRYDVRRITADALDLGPYEQPVPVGQGETKFAGFRSTFRNVSGSVGAAYNLSEKWLIKANAARGFRASNIAELGSNGIHEGTVRYEIGEPDLKAETSFQLDGGLSFTSDHVSLSADVFRNQISNYIFPRALSTPTGQDSVSSEGDRVFRYGQGDARLAGGEISLDLHPHPLDWLHFENSFSMVRAVQLNQPAGQRNLPFIPADRLQSELRVNFRKVRNSRLRNLYARGTVEHNFRQNRIFSAFDTETRTPGYTLFNAGLGTDVVAGKDRTLFSVYLATNNLFDVAYQNHLSRLKYTAVNEVTGRQGVFNLGRTVSVKLIVPLSFK; this is translated from the coding sequence ATGTCCCGCCTTCCCCTCACCACCGGTCTGCTGCTGCTCTCGGGCAGCGTACTGGCCCAGAATCTCCCCGTTTCGCCCGCCCCGGCGGCAGCTCCGGCCCCGGCCATCCGGTCCGCGCGCGGGGCGGCCACGCCCGTTACCGGCCGCGTCACCGATGCCGCCACCGGCGAGGCCCTGCCCGGCGCTACTATCATTTTTCCCGACCTCAAGCAGGTCACGTCGGCCGATGCGGAGGGCAACTTTCGGTTTGCGCGGCTGCCGCGCGGGCGGTTTCTGCTGCAGGTGCGCTTCGTGGGCTACACCACCGTGGTGCGCACCGTGGATACCGGCGCCGAAACCCCGCTCAGCGTAACCCTCACGCCCGCCGAAACCGAAATCGGGCAGGTGGTGGTCACGGGCGTATCGGCCAGTACCGAAATGCGCCGCTCGCCCATTCCGACCAGCGTGGTGGACCAGACGCGCCTGCGCCAGACGGCCGCCACCAACGTCGTGGATGCCCTGGCCCACACGCCCGGCCTCAACCAGATTACCACCGGCGCGGCCATCAGCAAGCCCATTATCCGGGGGCTGGGGGCCAACCGCGTTATCACCCTCAACAACGGCAGCAAGCAGGAAGGCCAGCAGTGGGGCGACGAGCACGGCATCGAAATCGACGAGTACAGCATCGACAGGGCCGAAATCATCAAAGGCCCCGGCTCCTTATTATATGGCTCCGACGGGCTGGCCGGCGTTATCAACTTCCTGGCCCCCGACCCGGTGGAGGACGGCCGGATTCTGGGTTCCGTGACGGCCAACTACCAGACCAACAACTACCAGCAGGGCTACTCGGTGTGGAATGCGGGCAACCTCAACGGCTTCAACTGGCAGGTGCGCGGCTCGGGCAAAGTGGCCGCCGACTACCGCAACCGCTACGACGGTCGGGTGTACAACTCGGGCTTCCGGGAGCTGAACGGCAGCGGCTACGTGGGCCTCAACAAAAGCTGGGGCTACTCCCACCTCACCGTCAGCTCCTTCAACCAGATTCTGGGGCTGATTGAGGGCGAGCGGGACAGCACTTCGGGCCGGTTTCTGCGGGTGAATGACCTGGGCGAAGAGCAGGTGGTAACCGGCCGCGGCTTCTCGGGCTACGGCCTCGATGTGCCCCGGCAGCAAATCAACCACCTACGCATCGGTACCGACAACAACTTCATCCTGGGCCAGCACCGCCTCACGCTGAACGTGGGCTGGCAGCAGAACCTGCGCCGGGAGTTCGGCAACCCCGAGGACTACTACGAGAAGTCGTTGTTTTTCCAGCTGCGCACCGTGGATTACGCGTTACGCTGGTTTCTGCCCGAAATGCAGGGCTGGAACACCACCGTGGGCGTGAGCGGCATGCAGCAGGAAAACCAGAACAAGGGCGTGGAATTCCTGATTCCGGCCTACCGCCTGCTCGACGGCGGCCTGTTCGGCGTCACCAAAAAGAGCTTCGGCCAGCTCGACCTCAGCGGCGGCCTGCGCTACGATGTGCGCCGCATCACGGCCGATGCCCTGGACCTGGGCCCCTACGAGCAGCCGGTGCCCGTTGGGCAGGGCGAAACCAAGTTTGCGGGCTTCCGGAGCACGTTTCGCAACGTGAGCGGCAGCGTGGGAGCAGCCTATAATCTGAGCGAAAAGTGGCTGATCAAGGCCAACGCGGCCCGGGGCTTCCGGGCCTCCAACATTGCCGAGCTGGGCTCCAACGGCATCCACGAGGGCACCGTGCGCTACGAAATCGGGGAGCCGGACCTCAAGGCCGAAACCAGCTTTCAACTGGATGGCGGCCTGAGCTTCACCTCCGACCACGTGAGCCTGTCGGCCGACGTGTTCCGCAACCAGATCAGTAACTACATATTTCCCCGGGCTCTGAGCACGCCTACAGGCCAGGATTCGGTGTCCAGTGAAGGTGACCGGGTGTTCCGCTACGGGCAGGGCGACGCGCGCCTGGCCGGGGGCGAAATCAGCCTGGATTTGCACCCCCACCCGCTCGACTGGCTGCACTTTGAAAACTCGTTTTCGATGGTGCGGGCCGTGCAGCTGAACCAGCCCGCCGGCCAGCGCAACCTGCCCTTCATCCCGGCCGACCGACTGCAGTCGGAACTGCGGGTGAACTTCCGGAAGGTGCGCAACTCGCGGCTGCGCAACCTCTACGCCCGGGGTACGGTGGAGCACAACTTTCGGCAGAACCGCATTTTCTCGGCCTTCGACACCGAAACCCGCACGCCCGGCTACACCCTGTTCAATGCCGGCCTGGGCACCGACGTGGTGGCGGGCAAGGACCGCACGCTGTTTTCGGTGTACCTGGCGACCAACAACCTGTTCGACGTTGCGTATCAAAACCACCTCAGCCGCTTGAAATACACGGCCGTGAACGAGGTAACGGGCCGCCAAGGCGTGTTCAACCTGGGCCGCACAGTGAGTGTGAAATTGATCGTGCCGTTGTCGTTTAAGTAA
- a CDS encoding DUF4286 family protein yields MILYNVTTSLDPEIEEQWVSFMRDTHIPEVMATGFFIKSQLCRLLNEEDNGVTYAAQYYCVSLNQLEEYQEVAAPALREAVEKHFSGRYASFRTMLEIVE; encoded by the coding sequence ATGATTTTATACAACGTCACCACCAGCCTCGACCCGGAAATTGAAGAGCAATGGGTGAGCTTCATGCGTGACACGCACATTCCGGAAGTAATGGCTACCGGCTTCTTCATCAAAAGCCAGCTTTGCCGCCTGCTCAACGAGGAAGACAATGGTGTTACCTACGCCGCGCAGTATTACTGTGTGAGCCTCAACCAGCTGGAAGAATACCAGGAAGTAGCAGCCCCCGCCCTGCGCGAAGCAGTGGAAAAGCACTTTTCCGGCCGCTACGCCTCCTTCCGTACCATGCTGGAGATAGTGGAGTAA
- a CDS encoding cation diffusion facilitator family transporter — protein MPHDHAGHDHAHHHGPPADGNFSRAFGWGIALNLLFVAGEAAGGLWANSSALLSDAGHNLSDVLSLALAWGAALLAKRRAAERFTYGYKGATIQAALLNAALLYLALGFILWDTIDHLRHPAPVNGPVVMGLAGLGILINGFTAWLFRSGQKGDVNVRGAYLHMLTDMLVSVGVVVGGALVYFTGWLWLDPAISFVILAVVGYSSWELLRETVQLGLQAAPAGIEVAAVRRWLLDRPGVTGLHDLHIWPLSTQDTALTVHLVRPGGQNGNQFLRDLQHDLLHEFNIQHCTVQLEDEFPLMGAHGCCDEQVT, from the coding sequence ATGCCCCACGACCACGCCGGACACGACCACGCCCACCACCACGGCCCGCCCGCCGATGGCAACTTCAGCCGGGCGTTTGGCTGGGGCATTGCCTTGAACCTGCTGTTTGTGGCCGGGGAAGCGGCCGGGGGCCTGTGGGCCAACTCCTCAGCGTTGCTTTCCGATGCGGGCCATAACCTGAGTGACGTGCTGAGCCTGGCGCTGGCCTGGGGCGCGGCCTTGCTGGCCAAGCGCCGCGCCGCCGAGCGGTTCACCTACGGCTACAAGGGTGCCACCATTCAGGCCGCGTTGCTGAACGCGGCGCTGCTGTATCTGGCCCTGGGCTTTATTCTCTGGGACACTATCGACCACCTGCGCCACCCGGCTCCGGTAAACGGCCCGGTGGTGATGGGCCTGGCTGGGCTGGGCATTCTCATCAACGGTTTCACGGCCTGGCTGTTCCGGAGCGGGCAGAAGGGCGACGTGAACGTGCGCGGCGCGTACCTGCACATGCTCACGGATATGCTGGTGTCGGTGGGCGTGGTGGTGGGCGGGGCGCTGGTGTACTTCACTGGCTGGCTCTGGCTCGATCCGGCCATCAGCTTCGTGATTCTGGCCGTGGTGGGCTATAGCTCCTGGGAGCTACTGCGCGAAACCGTGCAACTGGGTTTGCAGGCCGCTCCGGCCGGCATTGAGGTGGCGGCGGTGCGCCGCTGGCTGCTGGATCGCCCCGGCGTTACCGGCCTCCACGACCTGCACATCTGGCCCCTCAGCACCCAAGACACGGCCCTGACGGTGCACCTGGTGCGCCCCGGTGGCCAGAACGGCAACCAGTTCCTGCGCGACTTGCAGCACGACTTGCTCCACGAGTTCAACATCCAACACTGCACCGTGCAGCTGGAAGACGAATTCCCGCTGATGGGCGCCCACGGCTGCTGCGACGAGCAGGTAACCTAA
- a CDS encoding prolyl oligopeptidase family serine peptidase, with the protein MQKFVFPVVALVALASCRSTQSKAPGAAATAASTSTAAPVQYPDSRKSDQKDDYFGTSVADPYRWLEDLDSPETKEWVTAENKVTFGYLEQIPFRDKIRQRLTKLWNYEKFGIPQQEGNQLYFSKNDGLQNQAVLYTQQDGQQGQPDLLLDPNKFSADGTTALAGTFFSPDHRYMAYATSGGGSDWQKLKVLDLKTRQPLPDELQWVKVSGAAWYKDGFFYSRYDSPKAGENQLSGKNEYHKVYYHQLGKPQGADKLVYENPKMALGFRTVGTTEDERFLVLYLTDGKADGNRLLVRDLTDPKQANSFTTLINSYEQNNSVVGNVGGQLLVQTNYKAPNYRVVLIDPKKPEEANWKEVLPQTEQKLEGVDHVGGYLVASYLKDASSLIKVYTEKGEFKHDVALPAIGTASGFGGKRDSKSVYYAFTSFTYPTTIYKYDLASNTSTVFRAPTVDVKPEDYVTTQVFYASKDGTKIPMFITHKKGVKLNGQNPTYLYAYGGFNISLTPGFSVARMLWLENGGILAIPNLRGGGEYGEKWHQAGMTPNKQNVFDDFIAAAEYLKVQGYTSTEKLAMAGGSNGGLLVGATMTQRPDLCGVAFPAVGVMDMLRYQKFTIGWNWAPEYGTSDNYAQFQNLYKFSPLHTLKAGTTYPATMITTADHDDRVVPAHSFKFAAALQAANEGPKPQLIRVDVNAGHGAGKSTKLQIDEWADIWSFAFHNMGVNPYGK; encoded by the coding sequence ATGCAGAAATTTGTCTTTCCCGTAGTAGCGCTGGTGGCGCTGGCCTCGTGCCGCTCCACCCAGTCGAAGGCCCCTGGAGCCGCTGCTACTGCCGCTTCTACCTCTACCGCCGCGCCCGTGCAATACCCCGATTCCCGCAAATCCGACCAGAAAGACGACTACTTCGGCACCTCCGTAGCCGATCCGTACCGCTGGCTCGAGGACCTCGACTCGCCTGAAACCAAAGAATGGGTGACGGCCGAAAACAAGGTCACGTTTGGCTACCTGGAGCAGATTCCGTTCCGCGACAAAATCCGCCAGCGGCTCACCAAGCTCTGGAACTACGAGAAGTTTGGGATTCCGCAACAGGAAGGCAATCAGCTGTATTTCAGTAAGAACGACGGCCTGCAGAATCAGGCGGTGCTCTACACCCAGCAGGACGGCCAGCAGGGTCAGCCGGATCTGTTGCTCGACCCCAACAAGTTTTCGGCCGATGGCACCACCGCGCTGGCTGGCACCTTCTTCTCCCCTGACCACCGCTATATGGCCTACGCCACCAGCGGCGGTGGCTCCGATTGGCAGAAGCTGAAAGTGCTCGACCTGAAAACCCGCCAGCCGCTCCCCGATGAGCTACAGTGGGTGAAGGTGTCGGGCGCGGCCTGGTACAAGGATGGCTTCTTCTACAGCCGCTATGATTCGCCCAAGGCCGGTGAAAACCAGCTTTCCGGCAAAAACGAGTACCACAAGGTGTACTACCATCAACTCGGCAAGCCCCAGGGCGCCGACAAGCTGGTGTACGAAAACCCCAAGATGGCGCTGGGTTTCCGCACCGTGGGCACCACCGAAGACGAGCGGTTTCTGGTGCTTTACCTCACCGATGGCAAGGCCGACGGCAACCGCCTGCTGGTGCGCGACCTCACCGACCCCAAGCAGGCCAACAGCTTCACTACCCTCATTAACAGCTACGAGCAGAATAACTCGGTAGTGGGCAACGTGGGCGGCCAGCTCCTGGTGCAAACCAACTATAAGGCCCCCAACTACCGCGTGGTGCTCATCGACCCGAAAAAGCCCGAGGAGGCCAACTGGAAAGAGGTGTTGCCCCAGACCGAGCAGAAACTGGAAGGCGTGGACCACGTGGGCGGCTACCTGGTAGCCTCGTACCTGAAGGACGCCAGCAGCCTCATCAAAGTGTACACCGAGAAGGGCGAGTTCAAGCACGATGTGGCCCTGCCGGCCATCGGCACGGCCAGCGGCTTCGGCGGCAAGCGGGATTCGAAGTCGGTGTACTACGCCTTCACCTCGTTCACGTACCCGACTACCATCTATAAGTACGACCTCGCCTCGAACACCAGCACCGTGTTCCGTGCCCCCACCGTGGACGTAAAGCCTGAGGACTACGTAACCACCCAGGTGTTCTACGCCAGCAAGGACGGCACCAAGATTCCGATGTTCATCACCCACAAGAAAGGCGTGAAGCTCAATGGTCAGAACCCGACCTACCTGTACGCCTACGGCGGCTTCAACATCTCGCTCACGCCGGGCTTCTCGGTGGCGCGCATGTTGTGGCTGGAAAACGGCGGCATCCTGGCCATCCCGAACCTGCGCGGCGGCGGCGAGTACGGCGAAAAGTGGCACCAGGCCGGCATGACGCCCAATAAGCAGAACGTGTTCGACGACTTCATTGCGGCCGCCGAGTACCTGAAAGTGCAGGGTTACACCAGCACCGAGAAGCTGGCTATGGCCGGCGGCTCCAACGGCGGCCTGCTGGTAGGTGCCACCATGACCCAGCGCCCCGACCTGTGCGGCGTGGCCTTCCCGGCCGTAGGCGTGATGGACATGCTGCGCTACCAGAAGTTCACCATCGGCTGGAACTGGGCCCCCGAGTACGGCACCAGTGATAACTACGCGCAGTTCCAGAACCTCTACAAGTTCTCGCCCCTGCACACGCTGAAGGCAGGCACCACGTATCCTGCCACTATGATTACCACCGCCGACCACGACGACCGGGTGGTACCCGCGCACTCCTTCAAGTTTGCCGCCGCTCTGCAGGCTGCTAATGAAGGCCCTAAGCCCCAGCTCATCCGCGTGGACGTAAATGCCGGCCACGGCGCGGGCAAGAGCACCAAGCTGCAAATTGACGAGTGGGCCGATATTTGGTCCTTCGCATTCCACAATATGGGCGTGAATCCCTATGGGAAATAG
- a CDS encoding GNAT family N-acetyltransferase: MNIRRGREADLPQVLALIQELAEYEQAPQEVTNTLADMQRDGFGPEPIFKFFVAEDAAGIIIGIALYYTAYSTWKGRMLFLEDLVVTENQRGTGLGRKLFDAVVAEARHMGANRMKWQVLKWNEPAIGFYKKLGAHLDPEWDNGNLSHEQLHTYACDPTVEAAVTGPIE; encoded by the coding sequence ATGAACATCCGTCGGGGCCGGGAGGCCGATTTGCCGCAGGTGCTGGCCCTGATTCAGGAGCTGGCCGAGTACGAGCAAGCGCCGCAGGAAGTCACCAACACGCTGGCCGACATGCAGCGCGACGGGTTCGGGCCAGAGCCGATTTTCAAGTTCTTTGTGGCCGAAGACGCCGCGGGCATCATCATCGGTATTGCGCTGTATTACACGGCGTACTCCACCTGGAAAGGCCGAATGCTGTTCTTGGAAGACTTGGTAGTGACGGAAAACCAGCGTGGTACCGGCTTGGGGCGCAAGCTCTTTGATGCTGTAGTGGCCGAAGCGCGGCATATGGGTGCCAACCGCATGAAGTGGCAGGTGCTGAAATGGAATGAGCCCGCCATCGGCTTCTACAAAAAGCTAGGCGCCCACCTCGACCCCGAGTGGGACAACGGCAACCTCAGCCACGAGCAACTTCACACCTACGCCTGTGACCCCACCGTGGAAGCAGCCGTAACGGGGCCAATAGAGTAG
- a CDS encoding TonB-dependent receptor, producing MFFRTPGRFRGGWVGLALAVGLLCALPRLLWAQAPAPANCALLLSGRVLDHESRTALAGATVVVLETRQATQTEPDGHYHLDNLCPGTYHVQVSFVGFAPETDEVRLTAAAYRDFRLHPDAVALKGAVVSGQRVAAPITQAATTLTEKDLQQTRGQTLGEALQKVNGVTALQTGPGIFKPMIHGLHSNRVTILNNGVRQEGQQWGQEHGPEIDPFLASQLTVVKGAASVRYGSDAVGGVVLVQPRTLRDSAGTGGELNLVGMSNNGLGAASGTVEGNLRRLPALSWRAQGTVRKVGTMRAPGYYLKNSGFEEGNFSGAVGWRKPTYGAEMFYSQFNTRIGILPAAHVGNQQDFLLAVSRDRPLETTGFTYDIERAYQQVRHQVLKFTGFVKTGNAGRLSTTVAQQVDGRDEYDKYRPRNDNRAALDRPALSYTNRTSTAELLWEHRPWHGFTGSVGLAGTYQFNRYADGSRQFIPFYTNYVGGAFWLEQWQQGRWLLEGGLRLDRRDLQVKRATREGGVFGVAESRFQYTTPAASLGAVYDASTHLTVRLASGLTRRAPAPNERFSDGVHNAQYELGYDLVPGNGPARPETALNLGLTATLHDNPRLNGELTVYQTRIQGFLYQSPILPPVVNIRGVLASWQFQQTDATLRGLDVSGSYQLAARWLLAGKAAVVRGRDTRQDEWLIFMPADRAELSLRYEPANRAGGRLQNSYVQVLGTGVARQTRVPRNYAERDYRLPPAGYGLLGLEAGTTLHWGRLPLELSVAGSNLLNHRYRDYLNRYRYFADEMGRNLTLRLRVPLEFGRATASKTP from the coding sequence ATGTTTTTTCGTACTCCGGGCCGTTTCCGGGGTGGATGGGTTGGCCTCGCGCTGGCGGTAGGGCTGCTGTGCGCGCTACCCCGGCTGCTGTGGGCTCAGGCCCCTGCTCCGGCGAATTGCGCCCTGCTGCTGAGCGGCCGCGTGCTCGACCATGAGTCGCGCACGGCGCTGGCGGGGGCGACGGTGGTTGTGCTGGAAACCCGGCAGGCCACCCAAACCGAACCCGACGGCCATTATCACCTCGATAACCTCTGTCCTGGCACCTACCATGTGCAGGTAAGCTTCGTGGGCTTTGCCCCCGAAACCGACGAGGTACGTCTGACGGCCGCTGCCTACCGGGACTTCCGCCTCCACCCCGACGCCGTGGCCCTGAAAGGAGCCGTGGTAAGCGGACAGCGCGTGGCTGCGCCCATAACGCAGGCCGCCACCACCCTCACCGAAAAAGACCTGCAGCAGACCCGGGGCCAGACGCTGGGCGAGGCCCTGCAGAAGGTGAACGGCGTGACGGCCCTGCAAACCGGACCCGGCATCTTCAAGCCCATGATTCACGGGCTGCACTCCAACCGCGTGACCATTCTCAACAATGGCGTGCGGCAGGAAGGCCAGCAGTGGGGCCAGGAGCACGGCCCGGAAATCGACCCGTTTCTGGCCTCCCAACTCACTGTGGTAAAGGGCGCGGCCAGTGTGCGCTACGGCTCCGATGCCGTGGGCGGCGTGGTGCTGGTGCAGCCCCGCACCCTGCGCGACTCGGCCGGCACGGGCGGGGAGCTGAACCTGGTGGGCATGAGCAATAACGGCTTGGGCGCGGCCTCGGGCACGGTGGAAGGCAACCTGCGCCGTCTGCCGGCCCTGAGCTGGCGGGCCCAGGGCACGGTGCGCAAAGTCGGCACTATGCGCGCGCCGGGCTATTATCTGAAGAACTCGGGGTTTGAAGAAGGCAACTTTTCGGGGGCCGTGGGCTGGCGCAAGCCCACCTACGGGGCGGAAATGTTCTACAGCCAGTTCAACACCCGCATCGGAATTCTACCGGCGGCGCACGTGGGCAACCAGCAGGATTTTCTGCTGGCCGTGTCCCGTGACCGGCCGCTGGAAACCACCGGCTTCACCTACGACATCGAGCGGGCCTACCAGCAGGTGCGGCACCAGGTGCTCAAGTTTACGGGTTTCGTGAAAACGGGCAATGCTGGCCGGCTGAGCACCACTGTGGCCCAGCAGGTAGATGGGCGCGACGAGTACGACAAATACCGCCCCCGCAACGACAACCGCGCCGCCCTCGACCGGCCGGCCCTGAGCTACACCAACCGCACCAGCACCGCCGAGCTGCTGTGGGAACATCGCCCCTGGCACGGCTTCACGGGCAGCGTGGGGCTGGCGGGCACCTACCAGTTCAACCGCTATGCCGACGGCAGCCGGCAGTTCATTCCGTTCTACACCAACTACGTGGGCGGCGCGTTCTGGCTGGAGCAGTGGCAGCAGGGCCGCTGGCTGCTGGAAGGCGGCCTGCGCCTGGACCGACGCGATTTGCAGGTGAAGCGTGCTACCCGGGAGGGCGGCGTATTCGGGGTGGCGGAATCGCGCTTTCAGTACACTACGCCGGCCGCCTCGTTGGGGGCCGTGTACGATGCCTCTACTCACCTCACCGTGCGGCTGGCCTCGGGCCTGACCCGGCGCGCACCCGCCCCCAACGAGCGGTTCAGCGACGGGGTGCACAACGCGCAATACGAGCTGGGCTACGACCTGGTGCCCGGCAACGGCCCGGCCCGACCCGAAACGGCCCTCAACCTGGGCCTCACCGCCACGTTGCACGACAATCCGCGCCTGAACGGGGAACTGACCGTGTATCAGACGCGCATTCAGGGATTTCTGTACCAGTCGCCCATTCTGCCGCCGGTGGTGAACATCCGGGGGGTGCTGGCGAGCTGGCAGTTTCAGCAGACTGACGCCACGCTGCGCGGGCTGGACGTGAGCGGCTCCTACCAGCTGGCCGCGCGCTGGCTGCTGGCCGGCAAGGCCGCCGTGGTGCGCGGCCGCGACACCCGCCAGGATGAGTGGCTCATCTTCATGCCCGCCGACCGCGCCGAGCTGAGCCTGCGCTACGAGCCGGCCAACCGTGCTGGTGGCCGCCTGCAGAACAGCTACGTGCAGGTGCTGGGTACCGGCGTGGCCCGCCAGACCCGCGTGCCGCGCAATTACGCCGAGCGGGACTACCGCCTGCCCCCGGCAGGCTACGGGCTGCTGGGGCTGGAAGCCGGCACCACTTTGCACTGGGGCCGCCTGCCGCTGGAGCTGAGCGTGGCGGGCTCCAACCTGCTCAACCACCGCTACCGCGACTACCTGAACCGGTACCGCTACTTCGCCGACGAAATGGGCCGCAACCTGACGCTGCGCCTGCGGGTGCCGCTGGAATTCGGCCGCGCCACTGCCTCCAAAACGCCTTAA